CGGTGTTTTCCATCGGCATAGCCGCGGCCGAGGCTGCAGTGGGGCTGGCGCTGATCATTTCCATTTACCGGCATTACCGGAGCGTGAACGTGGATGATGTTTCGAGTTTGAAGGGATGAGCTGGATTGTCAAAAACCTCTGGTTGATTCCCGCGCTTCCGGTTCTCGCCGCAGCGATCAGCGCGCTTGCGCCGCAGCGAGCGAAGAAGCTGTCCGCGTCGCTCGCCATCGGTTCAATGGCGGGGTCGTTTCTGCTGTCCTTGTGTGCATTTTTGCGCGCCATGGACCAGCCTGCCGGCGCGGCGCGCGAGGTGTTCCATTTCCCCTGGTTGCAATTCGCATCTGGTCAGAGCGGCGTCCTGCAGTTGGGCTGGGTGCTGGATCCGCTCACGGCGGTCATGCTGGTGATGGTCACGTTTGTTGGAACATTGATCTTCATTTACAGCGTTGGCTACATGGCGCACGACCAGAACTTCACACGGTTCTTTACGTTCCTCGCATTGTTTGCAGGCGCGATGCTCGGAGTGGTGATCGCGAACAGCCTGTTGCTGCTGTTCATCTGCTGGGAGCTCGTCGGCCTGACGTCGTACCTGTTGATCGGATTCTGGTATCACAAGCCGAGCGCGGCGGCGGCGGCCAAGAAGGCGTTTATTACAACCCGCATTGGCGACGTGGCGTTTCTGCTGGGAATGGTCTGGCTCTACTCGGCAACAGGCACGTTGCAGTTTTACACGGATAACGGGACGGGCTGCATGGAGCACACAGCGCTGGGCGCGCTCGTTTCCCAGACTACCGCAATTGGAATGGCGGTTTCGACCGCGATCGGGTTGCTGATCTTTTTTGGAGCGGTCGGCAAGTCCGGGCAGGTGCCGCTTCACGTGTGGCTGCCGGATGCGATGGAAGGCCCGACGCCTGTCAGTGCCTTGATTCATGCGGCCACAATGGTTGCGGCCGGAGTGTTTCTCGTGGCGCGCGTTTACCCGCTGATGAGCGTGGTTCCGGAGGGGAGCACCGCCGTGCCCGCTTCGTTGCAGGTGGTCACGTGGATCGGCGCCATCACCGCCGTGTTTGCGGCATCGATCGCGGTGGCGCAGAACGATATCAAGCGCATCCTCGCTTACTCAACGGTTTCACAGCTGGGTTACATGATGATGGGACTTGGAGTGGGCGGAGTCGCTGTCGGAATGTTTCACCTGATCACCCACGCATTCTTCAAGGCGCTGCTGTTCATGGGAGCTGGATCAGTCATCCATGGCTGTCACGATGAACAGGACATTCGGCGAATGGGAGGCCTTCGACAATTCATGCCTGTGACTTTTGTGACGTATGCGATTGGGATGATGGCTCTGGCAGGCGTGCCACTTTTGTTCTCAGGCTTCTGGAGCAAGGACGAAATCCTGCACGCCGCGCATGGCTGGCAAGTGTCGCACATTCCGTTTTACCTGGGGATTGCGGGTGCCTTGATGACGGCGTTCTACATGACGCGCCAGGTTGCCCTGGTGTTCTTCGGCACGAACCGCGGGGGCAGCCGCCATGCAGTTGAACCCAAGGGCAGTCACGCGAAAGGCCTCCACGCGAGCCATGCGGCGCCCCATGAAAGTCCGGCCGTCATGACCATGCCGCTGGTGATTCTGGCAGTGTGCGCAATCGTGCTCGGCTTCTTAGGCACTCCCGCCTGGCCGTGGTTTCAAACGTTCCTGACGGGCGCGCACACTGGATCCGGGTTCACGTCCGACGTGGTTACCCTCATGGTGGTATCTTCGGTGGTTGTTTTCATCGGCATTGGCCTCGGCTGGTGGTTTTATGGACGCAAGACCCTGCGGACCGCAGACCAGCCTGACGTTCTCGAAAAACTGAGGCCTGATTTCCACAAGGTGCTCGAGAACAAGTATTGGATCGACGAACTGTATGAACATTCGGTCATCGCGTTTAACGCGTGGTGGTCGCGGTTCTGTGATTTCCTGGACCGCTGGGTCTTCAGCGGCGTCGTGCAATTGCTGTCATATGGCATTGTGGGCTTGTCGTGGGTGAGCCGTGTTTTTGACGAATACGTGGTGAACCTTGGATTCGATGAGGGCTGTCGCCGGGTTGGCTTGGGCGGACGGCTTTTGTCGCGGCTGCAGGGCGGCCGCGTTCAAACCTATCTTCGGGTCATCGGCGCCGCATTGGTGGTGCTGGTGGTCTGGCTGCTTTGGGGGGGCCGGGGCTCATGACGGGAATGCCTCTGCTCACCTTGCTCACGCTGCTGCCGCTGGTTGGCGGTGTGCTCGTCATGGCCATCGGATCCGAGAACCGGAAGGCCGCCCGGCCGTTCAGCATCGGGATCAGCGCTGCCGTGCTGGCATTCACGCTCCTGTTGTTGAGCGCGTTCAATTCGGAATCCGGCGCATTCCAGTTCGAGGAGAAGCATCTTTGGATTCCCACGCTTGGGATTGAGTACCGGCTCGCCGTGGATGGATTGGGAATGATGATGCTCCTGCTGACATCCATTGTGACCCTGATGTCGATGGTCGCATCACGTGGAGTGACGGATCGTCCGCAGCTTTACTTTGGGCTCCTGTTATTCCTGCAGGCGGGGTTGATCGGAACGTTCACGGCGCTGAATTTCTTTCACTGGTTTGTCTTTTGGGAGCTGAGCCTGATCCCGGCTTTCTTCCTTGTGCGGCTGTGGGGCGGATCGCAGCGCGTCGCGGCGGCTGCGCAGTTCTTTGTTTACACCATCGTAGGCAGCATTGGATTGCTCCTCGCATTCCTTGCGCTGTTCCTCGGCACCGGCCATGTCTCGGATTTCACAGCGCTGGCTGCCCTGGCGCGCAGTGGAGAGTTGCTGCCGTCTGTCGCCGCGAGCCTGAACTGGGCGGGGCTCGACGCTGGGACGGTTGCGGCCCTGATTTTTGCCGGCGCGTTGCTTGGGTTTGCGGTCAAGGTGCCGCTGATGCCGTTTCACACGTGGCTTCCGGCCACCTACAGCGAAGCGCCATCGCCCATCACGATGCTGCTGACTGGAGTGATGTCGAAGATGGGCATGTATGGATTCCTCCGAATCCTGCTCCCCATTTTTCCGCAGCAACTGGAGCAATGGCGCACGCCACTCCTGGTGCTGGCAGTCATCACGATCGTTTTTTCAGCAAGTGCTGCGTTCGTGCAGCGCGATATCAAGCGAATGCTTGCGTATTCATCGATCAATCACCTGGGATACTGCATGCTCGCGGTGTTTGCAGTGGCAACGGCCGGATCCGGCGTGCCCCATCCTCCGTTGCAAAAGGCCGCCGCATTGAACGGAGCATTGCTGCAAATTTTTAATCACGGCCTCACAGCGGCGGCTTTGTTCTGGTTCGTGAGCCTGATCGAACAGCGGAGCGGCGGGGTCCGCGGCGTTGATGATTTTGGGGGGTTGCGGAAAGTGGCGCCGGTGTTCTGCGGACTCATGGGCATCGCGCTGTTTTCGTCGGTCGGATTGCCCGGCTTGAACGGCTTCGTTGGCGAGTTTCTGATTTTCAAGGGTGTATTTCCGTTGGCGATGTGTTCCGCCGCCTTCGCCGTGATCGGATTGCTGGCGACTGCGATCTTTATATTGACGCTGCTGCAGCGGGTATTCAATGGGCCGCTGAACGCGCGGTGGTCGAGTTTCCCGGACCTGACCACCCGCGAGCGCGTGCTGCTCGCGGTGCCGACCGGATTGATGTTCGTTCTGGGCATCTATCCACAACTGCTGCTCGGCATGTTCAATTCAACGGTGGTGCGGATTGTGAATGAACTGCCGTTCTGAGCCATGCTAGCCTGGACCATCTACATTTCGTTCGCCGGCGTGTTCGCCCTGATGCTCATGCCCGCGGGCAATGCGCGCGCGGCACGCGGGGTCGCGTTTGCAGCGGCCCTGGCCGGATTCGTGGTTGCGCTGCTCGGGTTCGCGCAGTTCAAGACGGGAACCATCGCGACCGTGGCGGACGCAGCCTGGATTCCAACGCTTGGAATTCGATACCAACTCGCCGCGGATGGTGTCAGCCTTACGCTGGTGTTGTTGACGGGGCTTGCGGCCGTGGCGGGAATGCTCTTTTCGTGGAACATCGAGCATCGGGCCAAGGAGTTCTTTGCATTCTACCTCGCGCTGATTGGCGGGGTGTATGGAGTGTTTCTGAGTTTCGATCTCTTCCTGCTGTTTGTGTTCTACGAGATTGCAATCATTCCCAAGTACTTCCTGATAGCGATTTGGGGATCGACGCGGCGAGAATACGGGGCGATGAAGCTGGCGCTGTATTCCTTTATTGGCAGCGCGATGGTGCTGGTGGGACTCGTGGCCGCGTATGTGGTTTCCGGCGCACACACGATGAGCCTCATCGAACTGGCGCAATACCCTTTCCCGCGCAATTTCCAAATGTGGGCCTTCCCGCTGGTCTTCGTCGGATTTGCAATCCTGGCCGGCATGTGGCCGTTTCACACCTGGGCGCCGACAGGCCATGTGGCCGCGCCGACCGCGGCTTCGATGCTGCTCGCGGGCGTGGTGATGAAGCTGGGCGCTTACGGCTGCCTCCGCGTTGCCATGACGTTGTTCCCGGAGGGCATGGCGCAATGGAATTTCAGCGTCCTTGGCTTTCAATCCTGGCGCGATGTCTTTGCCCTGCTTGCCGTCATCGGAATTGTTTATGGGGCAATGGTTGCACTCGTGCAGAAGGACTTCAAATTTGTGATTGGCTATTCCAGCGTCAGCCACATGGGCTTCGTGCTGCTGGGTTTGGTCACGCTCAATACGATCGGATTGAGCGGTGCCGTGTTGCAGATGTTTTCGCACGGGGTCATCGCGGGCCTGCTGTTCGCTGTTGTCGGAAGGATGGTTTATGAACGCGCGCACACTCGCGAATTGCCCTTGCTCGAGGTGATGCGCCTGTCGCGCGCGATGCCGTTTGCGGCTGTTACGTTTGTGATCGCGGGAATGGCTTCGATGGGGCTGCCTGGCTTCAGCGGATTCATCGCAGAACTGCAGGTTGTGATCGGCGCGTGGAAGGCGTATCCGGTTTTCGCGCTGATCACCGGCATTGGCATTCTCATCGGCGTGGCCTATACGCTGCGCGCCATGCAGAAGGCGTTCTTTGGAGACTCCGACGACGCTCAGGGGAAGCCCGTCGTCCACGAACCGATGGAGCCCATCACGGTGCCGGAACGCCTGGGTGCAGTGTTGTTGATTGGCGCTTCATTGATCGTGGGCGTTTATCCGCATGTGTTGTTGCGCGTGATTGTTCCGAGTTTTGATTCGCCGCTGTTTCAATGGATTCAGAGGGGAGGCGCACAATGAGCTACTTTGAGCTGCTCAAACTGGCGCTGCCAGAAACGATCGTGGCGGCAGCTGCGCTTGCGGTGTTGCTTGGAGATTTCTGGATGCGCGACCTGGCGCCGCGATCACGGCGGTTGCTGGGAGCCATGATTGCGGCGGTTGGCTGCGGCGTCGCAATGGCGTGGATGTTGATCAGCACTGGGCAGACGAATGTCTTGGAGGGGATTTTCATCGCCGATCCGTTGACGCGAATTGTGAAGATCGGGATCCTCATCCTGACGGTATTCACCATCTTGTTATCGATTGACACCGGCTTCACGCCGCATATCGGCGAGTATTTCGCCCTTATCCTTCTCGCAACCGTGGGCATGATGTTCCTGGTCAGCTCCGAGGATATCCTGATGATTTTTGTGGCGCTGGAACTGACGAGTCTTTCGCTCTACATCCTCACCGCGTTCAACAAGCGCAACATCAAGTCTGCAGAGGCGGCGTTGAAGTATTTCCTTTTTGGCGGAATGGCAGCGGCGTTCACGCTGTTCGGATTGAGTTTGGTCTACGGTTTCTCGGGCTCGACGACGCTTTCCGTGATCGCATCCGGTTTGGCTGGAAAGGGGGGAGACCCGCTTTTGGTGGTTGCGATTGTGATGGTTGTTGTTGGTTTTGCATTCAAAGTCGCCGCTGTCCCATTTCACCTCTGGGCGCCGGACGCCTACGAAGGTGCGCCTGTTCCCAGCGCGGCTTTCATCGCATCGGGATCGAAGGTCGCAAGCTTCTTTGTCCTCGCGAAAATAATGATGGTTGGGTTCGAAACCGTGGAGGGCAGTGGCGCGTGGCGGCAGTTTGTAACCGGCTGGGCGCCTCTGATTGCGATCCTCGCGGCGTTGTCGATGATCCTGGGCAACCTCGCTGCCATTGCGCAGACGAGCGTTCGCAGATTGATTGCCTACTCGGCAATCGCGCACGCAGGCTACGCGCTCCTTGGAGTCGTGAGCGATCCCGGCGCCGGGGTTCCTGCGTTGATTTATTATGTCCTGACCTATGGATTAACGACCGTGGGCGCCTTTGGTGTGGTCGCAGTGGTGGAGCAGGGGACAGGTGCGGATCGGCTGGTCAATTTCGCCGGGTTGAGCCGCCGTTCGCCCGTCGCTTCATTCTGCATGTTCATTTTCATGTTGTCCCTGGCCGGCATTCCACCGCTGGCCGGATTCTTCGGCAAGTTCTACGTCTTCGCCGCGGTCCTGCAGAGCGATCCCAACCTCGGACTTCTCTGGCTCGTGGTGCTGGCCATCGCGATGAGCGCGGTGTCGTTGTACTACTATCTGCAGGTGCTGAAGCAAATTTATGTCGCGGAACCTGGTGCCGATGCGGTCGCGTTTCCCGTCTCGCCTTTACGCCAGACCGTGCTGATTCTCCTTGCCCTCGGCGTTGTGATCCTGGGTTGCGCACCCTCGCTCCTGCTGCAGCCCCTGGCGAATGCAGTCGAGGCAATTGCCGGGCATTGAAGGGCGCTCTGCGTCCTGAATTCCCCTCGTTTTTTTGTGGAGGACGCCGATAGAATGCGACATGCATAAACCGCCTTTTTTAATGCGGCCAGGCGAACTTTTCCAGGCAGCGCGCTGGTTTGCTTTGGCGTTTTCCCTCGTTTGTTTGGGCAGGTTGACCCCCGACGCGGTGGCACAGGCAGAGGCGCAGTCGGTGTGGACCCGGGCGAGCGGTGATGCATCCACGAATACGGCGGAACGGTGGGTGAGCCCGGCAAAGGGCACGTTGTTTTCCCGGAACGCCGGCATCTCAAACGCAGAGGCTGCAAAGGCGCGCGCCGCCGGGCCGGGTGGCTCCGGTGAGGTTGGTACGGAGGTGGTTTTGCCGATGCCAGATGGCACGCTGCAACGATTCACCGTCGTTGAAGTTGCGACGATGGAGCCTGAACTTGCCGCGAGATTTCCTGAATTGAAGACGTACGCAGGGCAGGGGGTGGATGATCCGACCGCGACCGTTCGATTGAACCAGTCGCCGTTCGGTTTGCATGCGCAGGTGCTGTCGGCAGGGGGCGCGGTTTACGTGGATCCCGCTTATCGCGGCAATACTGACCTGCACATCAGCTACTACAAACGCGATTACCCAATGCCCTTCCCGATGCAATGCATTTCGGAGCCGAATGTTCAAGCGGCCGAACCGGACAGCGGTTCGCCTGAAGATGCGCAACGAACGATGTTCGGCGCAAATTTGAGGACGTTCCGGCTCGCAGTCGCGGCCACGGGGGAGTACACGCAGTTTTTCGGCGGAACAGTCAGCAACGCGATGGCTGCAATCGTCACCGCAATCAATCGCATCAATGGGCTGTTCGAACGCGAGTTCGCGGTGCGGCTGGTGCTGGTTGCCAACAACCATCGGATCATTTACACGAGCGGAGCCTCTGACCCTTATTCGAACAACAACGGGTCAGCGATGCTCGCGCAAAACCAGAACAATCTGACTGCGGAGATTGGCGCGGCCAATTACGACATTGGCCACGTTTTCAGCACGGGCGGGGGCGGGATTGCGACGATGCGCTCCGTTTGCACATCGACAATAAAGGCACGTGGAGTTACGGGATTGCCCACCCCGACAGGCGACGCTTTTTACATCGATTTCGTGGCGCACGAGATGGGACATCAATTCGGAGCCGATCATACGTTCAACGCGGAAACCGACGGATGTGGCGGGCAGCGCGCGGCGAATGCAGCGTTCGAGCCGGGCAGCGGTTCGACCATCATGGCCTATGCGGGAATTTGTTATCCGAACGATGTGCAGAATGCGAGCGACGCCTACTTTCATGCTGGCAGCCTCGATCAGATCCGGCAGTTCCTTTCGTCGGTTGCGTGCGGCACGACCACCGCCACGGGGAATGGCGCACCTGTTGTAAGCACTCCCGGCAGCTTTTCGATTCCTGCGCAGACACCGTTTGTGCTCGAAGCGGCCGCATCCGATCCAAACGGCGATGCGTTGACGTTCTGCTGGGAACAATTGGATGCGGGCGGATATTCCGACAACCTGAGCGATCCTGACCTTGGGTATAATCCGTTGTTCCGATCGCTGCCGCCGACGAATGTTCCCGTCCGCTATTTTCCAAAATTGAGCAGCGTGCTGGCCAACACGAATTGGAACCAGGAGCGATTGCCTGGCACGACTCGAACGCTCACGTTTCGAGTCACCGCGCGCGACAATCGAGCGGGCGGTGGTGGCGTTGCTGATGCGGATATGCAGGTGAACGTGATCGGATTTGCAGGGCCCTTTGTTGTCACTTCGCCGCAGGCCGCCGTCGCCTGGACGGGGGAACAGACGGTGATCTGGGACGTGGCGGGCACGGCCGACAGCCCGATTAATGCGAGCGGCGTCAACATCCGGCTGTCAACCGATGGCGGACAAACGTTTGCCTATCTGCTGGCAACCAATGTGCCGAACACAGGGGCATGCGTGGTATCCTTGCCTGACGTCTCGACATCGCAAGCACGCATCAAGGTGGAGGCAGCGGGCAACATTTTCTACGATATTTCCGAGGGTGACTTTACGGTGATTCCACAAACGCCCGTGATGAGCGTTGTTGCGCTGAACCCAACTGTTGAATCCTGCGTCCCGGCAAATGGAGCCATTGATGCGTTTGAATCCGTGACTGCCGAGCTCGTTCTCGAAAACATTGGAGGCGGACCGGCACTGAATCTCAACGTGTCATTGCTCACAACCAACGGCATCCAGGCGTTGAGCGGCGTCCAAGCGTATGGCACGGTGGCGCCCGGCGAAAGTGTGGCACGTTCGTTCACCTTTGTTGCTGCCGGCGCGTGCGGCGGCGTCATTACTGCCGTATTCGCAGTGAATGATGGAGCCCAGAGCCTCGGCGTCGTGACACAGCAGGTTGTGCTGGGTCAGCTGACTCTGCAGACAAACGTATTCAGCAACATGGACGGAATCGTTCTGGCCGATGGCCTGGGTAGTCCGTATCCATCGACCATCGTGGTTTCAGGCATTGAGGGTTCAGTATTCCACGCGACAGTTTCCGTGCTGGG
This window of the Verrucomicrobiia bacterium genome carries:
- a CDS encoding NADH-quinone oxidoreductase subunit N, which encodes MSYFELLKLALPETIVAAAALAVLLGDFWMRDLAPRSRRLLGAMIAAVGCGVAMAWMLISTGQTNVLEGIFIADPLTRIVKIGILILTVFTILLSIDTGFTPHIGEYFALILLATVGMMFLVSSEDILMIFVALELTSLSLYILTAFNKRNIKSAEAALKYFLFGGMAAAFTLFGLSLVYGFSGSTTLSVIASGLAGKGGDPLLVVAIVMVVVGFAFKVAAVPFHLWAPDAYEGAPVPSAAFIASGSKVASFFVLAKIMMVGFETVEGSGAWRQFVTGWAPLIAILAALSMILGNLAAIAQTSVRRLIAYSAIAHAGYALLGVVSDPGAGVPALIYYVLTYGLTTVGAFGVVAVVEQGTGADRLVNFAGLSRRSPVASFCMFIFMLSLAGIPPLAGFFGKFYVFAAVLQSDPNLGLLWLVVLAIAMSAVSLYYYLQVLKQIYVAEPGADAVAFPVSPLRQTVLILLALGVVILGCAPSLLLQPLANAVEAIAGH
- a CDS encoding zinc-dependent metalloprotease family protein; protein product: MHKPPFLMRPGELFQAARWFALAFSLVCLGRLTPDAVAQAEAQSVWTRASGDASTNTAERWVSPAKGTLFSRNAGISNAEAAKARAAGPGGSGEVGTEVVLPMPDGTLQRFTVVEVATMEPELAARFPELKTYAGQGVDDPTATVRLNQSPFGLHAQVLSAGGAVYVDPAYRGNTDLHISYYKRDYPMPFPMQCISEPNVQAAEPDSGSPEDAQRTMFGANLRTFRLAVAATGEYTQFFGGTVSNAMAAIVTAINRINGLFEREFAVRLVLVANNHRIIYTSGASDPYSNNNGSAMLAQNQNNLTAEIGAANYDIGHVFSTGGGGIATMRSVCTSTIKARGVTGLPTPTGDAFYIDFVAHEMGHQFGADHTFNAETDGCGGQRAANAAFEPGSGSTIMAYAGICYPNDVQNASDAYFHAGSLDQIRQFLSSVACGTTTATGNGAPVVSTPGSFSIPAQTPFVLEAAASDPNGDALTFCWEQLDAGGYSDNLSDPDLGYNPLFRSLPPTNVPVRYFPKLSSVLANTNWNQERLPGTTRTLTFRVTARDNRAGGGGVADADMQVNVIGFAGPFVVTSPQAAVAWTGEQTVIWDVAGTADSPINASGVNIRLSTDGGQTFAYLLATNVPNTGACVVSLPDVSTSQARIKVEAAGNIFYDISEGDFTVIPQTPVMSVVALNPTVESCVPANGAIDAFESVTAELVLENIGGGPALNLNVSLLTTNGIQALSGVQAYGTVAPGESVARSFTFVAAGACGGVITAVFAVNDGAQSLGVVTQQVVLGQLTLQTNVFSNMDGIVLADGLGSPYPSTIVVSGIEGSVFHATVSVLGLWHTWPSDIDAVLVGPGGQSVKLISDSGGGFEVNGIDLVFHDTGDLLPKTSRIFSGTYRPTDHTGNHPDNFAGNPPEPFGATLAPLLQSPNGAWALHVLDQYEVDGGFIQGWNVTIVTSNLVCCSTIAAPAFTSTTVSNNVIRLNWSAVPGAQYQVQYRTNLTTGSWMNLGAPLSGAGNQLTFTNSTGSDPMRLYRVVIQP
- a CDS encoding NADH-quinone oxidoreductase subunit M, with product MTGMPLLTLLTLLPLVGGVLVMAIGSENRKAARPFSIGISAAVLAFTLLLLSAFNSESGAFQFEEKHLWIPTLGIEYRLAVDGLGMMMLLLTSIVTLMSMVASRGVTDRPQLYFGLLLFLQAGLIGTFTALNFFHWFVFWELSLIPAFFLVRLWGGSQRVAAAAQFFVYTIVGSIGLLLAFLALFLGTGHVSDFTALAALARSGELLPSVAASLNWAGLDAGTVAALIFAGALLGFAVKVPLMPFHTWLPATYSEAPSPITMLLTGVMSKMGMYGFLRILLPIFPQQLEQWRTPLLVLAVITIVFSASAAFVQRDIKRMLAYSSINHLGYCMLAVFAVATAGSGVPHPPLQKAAALNGALLQIFNHGLTAAALFWFVSLIEQRSGGVRGVDDFGGLRKVAPVFCGLMGIALFSSVGLPGLNGFVGEFLIFKGVFPLAMCSAAFAVIGLLATAIFILTLLQRVFNGPLNARWSSFPDLTTRERVLLAVPTGLMFVLGIYPQLLLGMFNSTVVRIVNELPF
- a CDS encoding NADH-quinone oxidoreductase subunit M, whose product is MLAWTIYISFAGVFALMLMPAGNARAARGVAFAAALAGFVVALLGFAQFKTGTIATVADAAWIPTLGIRYQLAADGVSLTLVLLTGLAAVAGMLFSWNIEHRAKEFFAFYLALIGGVYGVFLSFDLFLLFVFYEIAIIPKYFLIAIWGSTRREYGAMKLALYSFIGSAMVLVGLVAAYVVSGAHTMSLIELAQYPFPRNFQMWAFPLVFVGFAILAGMWPFHTWAPTGHVAAPTAASMLLAGVVMKLGAYGCLRVAMTLFPEGMAQWNFSVLGFQSWRDVFALLAVIGIVYGAMVALVQKDFKFVIGYSSVSHMGFVLLGLVTLNTIGLSGAVLQMFSHGVIAGLLFAVVGRMVYERAHTRELPLLEVMRLSRAMPFAAVTFVIAGMASMGLPGFSGFIAELQVVIGAWKAYPVFALITGIGILIGVAYTLRAMQKAFFGDSDDAQGKPVVHEPMEPITVPERLGAVLLIGASLIVGVYPHVLLRVIVPSFDSPLFQWIQRGGAQ
- the nuoL gene encoding NADH-quinone oxidoreductase subunit L; its protein translation is MSWIVKNLWLIPALPVLAAAISALAPQRAKKLSASLAIGSMAGSFLLSLCAFLRAMDQPAGAAREVFHFPWLQFASGQSGVLQLGWVLDPLTAVMLVMVTFVGTLIFIYSVGYMAHDQNFTRFFTFLALFAGAMLGVVIANSLLLLFICWELVGLTSYLLIGFWYHKPSAAAAAKKAFITTRIGDVAFLLGMVWLYSATGTLQFYTDNGTGCMEHTALGALVSQTTAIGMAVSTAIGLLIFFGAVGKSGQVPLHVWLPDAMEGPTPVSALIHAATMVAAGVFLVARVYPLMSVVPEGSTAVPASLQVVTWIGAITAVFAASIAVAQNDIKRILAYSTVSQLGYMMMGLGVGGVAVGMFHLITHAFFKALLFMGAGSVIHGCHDEQDIRRMGGLRQFMPVTFVTYAIGMMALAGVPLLFSGFWSKDEILHAAHGWQVSHIPFYLGIAGALMTAFYMTRQVALVFFGTNRGGSRHAVEPKGSHAKGLHASHAAPHESPAVMTMPLVILAVCAIVLGFLGTPAWPWFQTFLTGAHTGSGFTSDVVTLMVVSSVVVFIGIGLGWWFYGRKTLRTADQPDVLEKLRPDFHKVLENKYWIDELYEHSVIAFNAWWSRFCDFLDRWVFSGVVQLLSYGIVGLSWVSRVFDEYVVNLGFDEGCRRVGLGGRLLSRLQGGRVQTYLRVIGAALVVLVVWLLWGGRGS